The DNA sequence AGAGCATGCGCAAACGGACCGATGCGCTTAATGGATGCCTGACCATCGATTCCCAGCCAGGTACAGGTACGACGCTTACTTTTCAGTGCCCGCTCGCTACCGAAGAGTTGGTAGTTGGTTGATTTTGCCTTTTTATCTACCTTACCGCCACGTAATTACCCTGTATCCTATGCAACACTATTCAGATGCCGACCTGATGGCAGGGATTCGTGCGGGTGGTCCACAGCGTCGGCTTTACGAAAATAAGCTGTACGAACGCTATGATTATCTGGTGGCTGATGGCGTTCGCAAACACCGCCTGGCCGAGGACGACTGCGCCAGTGCCTACTCCGACGCGGTTTTAACCGTTTTCGATCATATCAGCAGTGGCCGTTTCGAAGGACGTTCGGAACTTAAAACGTACCTGTATCAAATATTTGCAAACAAATGTGTTGACGCAATTCGAAAAAAGACGACTAATCGAAGTAGTGTCCATGATGCCTTTTCGCTCGACGACTCGCTGATGCAGTTACCCGATGCGGCCCGCCTGGCCGTGCAGCATCTCATCGCCAAAAGTGATGTAGAAATCCTGCACCAGCATCTGAAAAACCTCGGCGACAAGTGCCGCTCCATGATTCTGTTGTGGGGCGAAGGGTATTCGGACGACGAAATAGCGCAGTCGATGGACTATAATTCGGCGGCTGTGGCTAAAACCAGCCGTCTGCGCTGCTTAGACAAACTTCGCGAACGCTATCGTAACGCGCCATGAACAACGATCTGGAAACGATTGAAAATTACCTGACGGGTCAGCTCTCCGACGAGGCCCGCGCTCAGTTTGAAACTACCCTCCGCACCGATCCGGCGGTGGCCGACGCACTGGCTTTCTACGTGCTGGCTCAGCATACCGCTAAAGTGGATGCCCTGAGCCAGCGCCGTGATGAACTGGATGCCTTGTATAAACGCTCCCGGCCAGTGTCGGATACGACCACAAATCACGTACCGGTACTGGCCCCCGCATCAAATCGCCGGCTGTGGAGCGTGCCCATGCGCTGGGTAGCTGCGGCTAGTGTGCTGTTACTGCTTGGACTGGGCTGGTACTTCTTCCGGATTAGCAACGCGCAGGATGCTACCCAACTGGCCGATGCCTACGTTACCCGTACCTATGGGCAGCTGAGTACAACCATGGGCGGTACTGCTGCCGATAAACTGACCCAGGGAATTGGACTGTATAACGAGGGGAAATTTGCCGAAGCCGAAACCGCCTTTGCCGCCGTACTAACCGAGCAGCCAGATAACGACCGGGCCTTGAAATTTGCGGGTCTTGTTGCCCTGCGCCAGAAAAAGTACGACTCTGCTATTGACCGGTTTCACCAACTCAGTCAGCGTACAGACCTGGTCAGCAACGCTGGTACGTTTCTGGAAGCGATTGCGCTCCTGCAACGGAACCGACCGATGGATAAAGGGCAGGCTAAAAAATTGCTTGAGGAGGTGATTAACAAGAACTTGGACGGCAAGAACGAGGCAATGAAAATCATACCTCATGTAGATTAATGTATACCACACTCACTCTATATGGAACTCAGGAATTTTAAAATAGTTAAGCCCGTCTCAAACGTAGCTGACGAAAGGAAAGGTGATCTGGAACCGCTTCGGTGGACAATCACGCCAATACGAAATCCTGAACTAGATTGTGAGCGACTGGATCTGGAAAGACTCGAGAAGCGGGGTGTCATTCCTCCGGTCATAAAGATTGGCGGGAGACTCGTTGTCAAAAGACAGAAAATAGCTATCCTCAGCGAAGAGGAAATAAAGACGATAGGCAACAACAGCGGGTCGAGAATAGGAAAGCGTCCGGTGAATGTACAGGTGGTTCGGGTTAGCGACTGCCCAAATCCGGCCGACGAATATGGTCGGCCAACCTTTACCGTTCTACTATCATTTGACGAGAACGCCGAAGTAGTAGCCCGGAATACGTTTACGCAAACCAATCTCGCGCCGATTACGCAGTCCAATAATTTTCTCTTGAGTGGAACATTGCCGGGCTCCAAGCCGTCGCCCCCTATTCAGGAAGACCTGATTAGTGCTACAGTGGCGGATAGCGATTTTCAATCGTCCGACCGTGTGGATAGAGCGCAGTATCCAGAGGATGCTCAGGCTGTAGTGGCTGTCGTTGATTCTGGGGTTAAATTCGACTTAGCCAATGAGCCTAGTCAGCATCTATACGCATATACCGACCGCCAAAACCAGTCCGTTCCGTTACAGCTGGTCCGGGGAAGAGCGGCCTGTGGTTTAAATACCGAAGGAATAGGCTATTGTGGTGTTACGGCTTACCTGGGAGTGCCGGGTTCGCCACCGGCAACAGTACCTCCTCTTTTAAACGTTTTGACCTCATTATCACGGCAACAGGTTGCCAGTAGTGCATTTGATGACCACC is a window from the Spirosoma rigui genome containing:
- a CDS encoding tetratricopeptide repeat protein, which codes for MNNDLETIENYLTGQLSDEARAQFETTLRTDPAVADALAFYVLAQHTAKVDALSQRRDELDALYKRSRPVSDTTTNHVPVLAPASNRRLWSVPMRWVAAASVLLLLGLGWYFFRISNAQDATQLADAYVTRTYGQLSTTMGGTAADKLTQGIGLYNEGKFAEAETAFAAVLTEQPDNDRALKFAGLVALRQKKYDSAIDRFHQLSQRTDLVSNAGTFLEAIALLQRNRPMDKGQAKKLLEEVINKNLDGKNEAMKIIPHVD
- a CDS encoding S8 family serine peptidase, with the protein product MELRNFKIVKPVSNVADERKGDLEPLRWTITPIRNPELDCERLDLERLEKRGVIPPVIKIGGRLVVKRQKIAILSEEEIKTIGNNSGSRIGKRPVNVQVVRVSDCPNPADEYGRPTFTVLLSFDENAEVVARNTFTQTNLAPITQSNNFLLSGTLPGSKPSPPIQEDLISATVADSDFQSSDRVDRAQYPEDAQAVVAVVDSGVKFDLANEPSQHLYAYTDRQNQSVPLQLVRGRAACGLNTEGIGYCGVTAYLGVPGSPPATVPPLLNVLTSLSRQQVASSAFDDHRLRTIYEDSAGKRSDGIGGRHGTYLTAIINQESGRVAGVLPVKAFNCGGYGTLFDVLSCLNYVLEQKRQGLPIYVLNASWVGSVDDEGKSLLISKFKQLEKAGIIVVAAAGNEGKDLGRNELFPARYSALLSNVITVTSVEPILKPVLRNTGSKNSTGNGSIHEDELPLLEYAAIPKSQFGLSVRGFKVVGNFSSTFVSIGVYGRRWSGFNSPFNDGQSVRGTSFAAAFVSGRIAAYLHDKGIVPTAGTMTQLKSELFATLTITENSLRQTVQEGRLLVVNS
- a CDS encoding RNA polymerase sigma factor, yielding MQHYSDADLMAGIRAGGPQRRLYENKLYERYDYLVADGVRKHRLAEDDCASAYSDAVLTVFDHISSGRFEGRSELKTYLYQIFANKCVDAIRKKTTNRSSVHDAFSLDDSLMQLPDAARLAVQHLIAKSDVEILHQHLKNLGDKCRSMILLWGEGYSDDEIAQSMDYNSAAVAKTSRLRCLDKLRERYRNAP